From Cryptococcus neoformans var. neoformans B-3501A chromosome 6, whole genome shotgun sequence, the proteins below share one genomic window:
- a CDS encoding hypothetical protein (HMMPfam hit to UDPGP, UTP--glucose-1-phosphate uridylyltransferase, score: 75.5, E(): 1.6e-20) translates to MTVQPAPDPALLAHLRDLYAAANQAHVFAFYDSLSPSDQAALLGQLASIDVHRVNRIYSTAIAAAEALTPSKENSNIFGGGQPNHIGEGANGNLVGNETVQGSLPIKEEAMPLPEEACATVLNNASEEAQWRDAGLKAIADNQVAVLLMAGGQGTRLGSALPKGLYDIKLPSGQTLFEYQAKRICKLERLAEEKAGKEKGSVTIRWYVMTSGPTRVETEKYFKAKGFFGLREENVIFFEQGVLPALDNDGKLLLSTPSSVSVAPDGNGGLYAALRRPLSPSSSRTVLSDLREHNVQYVHAYCVDNCLVRVADPVFIGCCLSRNASAGAKVVRKTIPTESVGVLAAKGNAFAVVEYSELSKEKAEQRTADGQLAFRAANIANHFYTTAFLESVEEMEKHMAFHIARKKIPTVDLSTGELIKPSEPNGMKLELFVFDVFPFTKSLCVLEVDRAEEFSPLKNAPGSKADCPETSRRDLLAQQKRWLIASGAEVADDVEIEVSPEVSYAGEGLNWIEGKKFTKSGVLKGRNDLEKLTA, encoded by the exons ATGACCGTCCAGCCAGCACCAGACCCTGCGCTCCTCGCCCACCTCAGAGACCTGTACGCCGCCGCCAACCAGGCCCATGTATTCGCATTCTACGACTCGCTCTCGCCCTCCGACCAGGCCGCCTTGCTCGGCCAGCTCGCCTCCATCGACGTCCACCGCGTCAACCGTATCTACTCCACAGCGATCGCCGCTGCTGAAGCCCTCACGCCGTCCAAGGAGAACAGCAACATCTTTGGCGGCGGACAGCCGAACCACATCGGCGAAGGCGCGAACGGTAACCTTGTAGGCAACGAGACTGTCCAGGGTTCCTTGCCCatcaaggaggaggccATGCCCTTGCCTGAGGAGGCATGCGCGACTGTGCTTAACAACGCTTCCGAAGAAGCTCAATGGCGCGACGCCGGTTTGAAGGCGATTGCCGACAACCAGGTCGCCGTCCTCCTCATGGCCGGTGGACAGGGCACCCGTCTCGGCTCTGCGCTCCCCAAGGGACTGTACGATATCAAGTTGCCCAGTGGACAGACTTTGTTCGAATACCAGGCCAAGAGGATCTGCAAGCTCGAGAGGCTggcggaagaaaaggcgggcaaggagaagggtaGTGTCACCATTCGGTGGTACGTGATGACCAGTGGTCCCACCCGGGTCGAGACGGAAAAGTACTTCAAGGCGAAAGGCTTCTTTGGgttgagagaagaaaatgtcATCTTTTTTGAGCAAG GCGTACTCCCCGCCCTTGACAACGACggcaagcttcttctttcaacacCTAGCTCTGTATCCGTTGCTCCCGACGGTAACGGTGGTCTCTACGCCGCCCTCCGTCGCCCTCTCTCCCCCTCATCCTCCCGCACCGTCCTCTCCGATCTCCGCGAGCACAATGTCCAATACGTCCACGCCTACTGCGTCGACAACTGCCTCGTCCGTGTTGCCGACCCCGTCTTCATTGGCTGCTGCTTGTCTCGCAATGCCTCGGCCGGTGCCAAGGTTGTGCGCAAGACCATCCCCACAGAGAGTGTGGGTGTCCTCGCGGCCAAGGGTAACGCTTTTGCCGTGGTGGAGTACTCTGAGctgagcaaggaaaaggccgAGCAGAGGACTGCGGACGGTCAGCTGGCTTTCCGTGCTGCCAACATTGCAAACCACTTTTATACCACCGCCTTCCTCGAGTCAgttgaagaaatggaaaagCACATGGCGTTCCACATTGCTCGAAAGAAGATCCCCACCGTCGACCTTTCCACTGGCGAGCTTATCAAGCCTTCTGAGCCCAACGGCATGAAACTTGAGCTTTTCGTCTTTGACGTCTTCCCATTCACCAAGAGTCTCTGTGTACTCGAAGTCGACCGTGCCGAAGAATTCTCCCCGCTCAAGAATGCGCCCGGGAGCAAGGCCGACTGCCCCGAAACCAGCCGCAGGGATTTGCTCGCTCAGCAAAAAAGGTGGTT